From one Pecten maximus chromosome 8, xPecMax1.1, whole genome shotgun sequence genomic stretch:
- the LOC117332866 gene encoding uncharacterized protein LOC117332866: MTVHWVDTGTKVSSMEEVLEIEETTKKQSVCKKWHQERRWRLTSSRFGEICKATDRRNKEKLCQSIFRPARLTSPAIIHGQTFERAAIKKFEEINGITVNLCGLRVDIDNNFLAASPDGITSQGDIVEIKCPYKGRNNAISVNSNFPFLGKDENGDMHLKQNHNYFYQIQGQLNICKKQRCFFVVYTFKDIFVEEIYVDNSFWSGSMLPKLELFYQKYYRKFVAGKM, from the exons ATGACAGTACATTGGGTTGATACTGGAACTAAG GTGTCATCTATGGAAGAAGTCCTGGAGATTGAAGAAACTACAAAGAAGCAAAGTGTGTGCAAGAAATGGCACCAGGAGAGAAGATGGCGTTTGACATCCTCCAGATTTGGCGAGATTTGTAAGGCAACAGACCGTAGAAATAAGGAAAAACTGTGCCAGTCTATCTTCAGGCCAGCCAGACTCACTTCACCAGCCATCATCCATGGACAAACTTTTGAGAGGGCTGCTATTaaaaaatttgaagaaattaatGGTATAACAGTCAACTTGTGTGGTTTGAGAGTGGACATTGATAACAACTTCCTTGCTGCCTCACCAGATGGCATAACAAGTCAGGGTGACATTGTAGAGATCAAGTGTCCATATAAAGGTAGAAATAATGCAATTTCTGTAAATAGCAACTTTCCTTTTTTAGGAAAAGATGAAAATGGAGACATGCATCTTAAGCAAAATcacaattatttttatcaaattcaagGGCAACTCAACATTTGTAAGAAACAGAGGTGCTTTTTTGTTGTCTAtacttttaaagatatttttgtagAGGAAATTTATGTTGACAATTCTTTTTGGTCAGGTAGTATGCTGCCAAAATTAGAGTTATTTTACCAGAAATACTACAGAAAATTCGTTGCAGGGAAAATGTAG
- the LOC117332116 gene encoding uncharacterized protein LOC117332116: MPYYCCVPGCKSDGSGHTFPSDPNLKKLWRVAIRRVDEKTKGLWEPGKHSKVCSEHFLDSDYVQQTLLGERKRLKPNAVPSVFLLSSRNTASPSAKARSERQKRREDIVTPSDVVPTPSVGDSVIIESEPEIMINTQHVENDQCQSFSDMSVQCEIQGGRQGYSIENYRSCPKMLKYYTGFDDYDHFMLFFNILGPAAHDLQFKSSVLSPENQLFLTLMKLRRATENIELGHLFHISETTVSTLLNVWINFLYFQLKELDIWPSRDIVDEHMPENFSQFSNTRVILDATEIPIHKPRNVNAQSATFSSYKNKNTLKTMVGCTPKGAISYISDAYGGSASDRQIIERSRLLHDRSMFDSGDSIMADRGIMVQDLFASRDVKVNTPTMLKGKSQLDAEDVVRDRRIASKRIHVERI; the protein is encoded by the exons ATGCCATATTATTGTTGCGTTCCCGGTTGTAAATCTGATGGAAGCGGACATACATTCCCTTCTGATCCAAACCTTAAAAAGTTATGGCGAGTTGCTATTCGTCGTGTCGACGAAAAGACTAAAGGTTTATGGGAACCAGGCAAACATTCCAAGGTCTGTTCGGAACACTTCTTGGACTCTGACTACGTTCAACAGACTCTACTCG GAGAACGCAAAAGATTAAAACCTAATGCTGTCCCTTCAGTATTCTTACTCTCATCTAGAAATACTGCCAGTCCTTCTGCTAAAGCACGTAGTGAACGTCAAAAGAGACGAGAAGACATAGTAACTCCTAGTGATGTAGTGCCCACCCCTAGTGTAGGAGACAGTGTTATCATAGAAAGTGAACCTGAGATAATGATAAATACTCAACATGTTGAAAATGATCAATGTCAATCATTCAGTGATATGTCTGTTCAGTGCGAGATTCAAGGGGGAAGACAAGGATATTCCATCGAAAATTATCGCAGCTGTCCCAAGATGCTCAAATACTATACAGGTTTCGATGACTACGACCATTTCATGCTGTTTTTTAATATACTTGGTCCAGCTGCACATGATTTGCAGTTCAAATCCTCTGTCTTGTCACCAGAAAATCAGTTATTTTTAACACTTATGAAGTTACGCAGAGCAACAGAAAACATTGAACTTGGTCATCTCTTTCATATCAGTGAAACCACTGTTTCAACTCTGCTAAATGTTTGGATAAACTTTCTATATTTTCAATTGAAAGAACTTGATATTTGGCCCTCACGAGATATTGTGGATGAACACATGCCAGAGAACTTTTCCCAATTTAGCAATACAAGAGTTATTTTGGATGCAACCGAAATTCCGATTCATAAGCCACGCAATGTCAATGCCCAGAGCGCTACATTCTCctcatacaaaaacaaaaacactctTAAGACTATGGTTGGGTGCACACCAAAAGGTGCTATTTCCTACATATCTGATGCCTATGGAGGCTCTGCAAGTGACCGTCAGATTATTGAGCGCTCTCGTCTTTTACATGATCGTTCAATGTTTGATTCAGGTGATAGTATCATGGCAGACAGAGGAATCATGGTGCAAGATCTGTTTGCATCACGTGATGTTAAAGTAAACACACCAACTATGCTGAAGGGCAAAAGTCAGTTAGATGCAGAAGATGTAGTAAGAGATCGGCGCATTGCTTCCAAAAGAATTCATGTTGAAC GAATATAA